Proteins co-encoded in one Streptococcus pyogenes genomic window:
- a CDS encoding YbbR-like domain-containing protein: MKRFLNSRPWLGMVSVFFAILLFLTAASSNHNNSSSQIYSPIETYTHSLKDVPIDMKYDSDKYFISGYSYGAEVYLTSTNRIKLDSEVNNDTRNFKIVADLTHSHPGTVSVNLRVENLPSGVTATVSPDKISVTIGKKESKVFPVRGSVDAKQIANGYEISKIETGVNKVEVTSDESTIALIDHVVAKLPDDQVLDRNYSSRVTLQAVSADGTILASAIDPAKTNLSVAVKKITKSVPIRVEAVGMMDDSLSDIQYKLSKQTAVISGSREVLEDIDEIIAEVNISDVTKNTSKTVSLSSSQVSIEPSVVTVQLTTTKK, from the coding sequence ATGAAACGATTTTTAAATAGTCGTCCTTGGTTAGGAATGGTATCAGTCTTTTTTGCGATTCTCCTTTTTTTAACTGCAGCATCGAGCAATCATAATAACTCTAGCTCGCAAATTTATAGTCCGATTGAAACCTATACGCATAGCCTTAAAGATGTACCAATTGATATGAAGTATGATAGTGACAAATATTTTATCAGTGGGTATTCTTATGGTGCGGAAGTTTATCTAACCTCCACTAATCGTATCAAATTAGATTCTGAAGTGAACAATGATACACGTAATTTTAAGATTGTGGCGGATCTAACACATAGTCATCCAGGTACAGTAAGTGTCAACCTAAGAGTAGAAAACCTTCCTTCTGGGGTGACAGCTACCGTATCTCCAGATAAAATATCAGTCACAATTGGCAAAAAAGAATCTAAGGTATTTCCTGTTAGAGGAAGCGTTGATGCTAAACAAATTGCAAATGGTTATGAAATTAGCAAAATTGAAACGGGGGTTAATAAGGTTGAAGTGACCAGTGATGAATCTACCATTGCTTTAATTGATCACGTTGTGGCAAAGTTACCTGATGATCAAGTGTTAGATAGGAATTATAGTAGTCGAGTGACCTTACAAGCTGTCTCAGCTGATGGAACTATTTTAGCAAGTGCAATTGATCCTGCAAAAACAAATTTATCAGTTGCTGTAAAAAAAATAACGAAATCAGTCCCGATTAGAGTTGAGGCAGTGGGGATGATGGATGATAGCTTATCAGATATTCAATACAAATTGTCAAAACAAACAGCTGTTATCTCAGGTAGTCGAGAGGTCTTAGAAGATATTGATGAAATTATTGCAGAAGTTAACATTTCTGATGTCACTAAAAATACTAGTAAGACCGTGAGTTTGTCTTCTAGTCAGGTGTCAATTGAGCCGTCAGTAGTGACCGTTCAGTTGACAACCACCAAAAAATAA
- the gatD gene encoding lipid II isoglutaminyl synthase subunit GatD: MTYTSLKSPENQDYIYDLTIAHLYGNLMNTYGDNGNILMLKYVAEKLGARVTVDIVSINDTFEQDDYDIVFFGGGQDYEQSIVAKDLPSKKAALADYIANNKVVLAICGGFQLLGQYYVQANGVKIDGLGIMGHYTLNQHQNRFIGDIKIHNDEFNETYYGFENHQGRTFLSGDEKPLGRVVYGNGNNKEDQTEGVHYKNVYGSYFHGPILSRNVNLAYRLVTTALKKKYGSAISLPSYDDILKQEITEEYADLKSKASFNKV; the protein is encoded by the coding sequence ATGACATACACTTCACTAAAATCTCCCGAAAATCAAGATTACATCTACGACCTCACTATCGCCCATCTCTATGGTAATCTTATGAATACTTATGGTGATAACGGCAATATTTTAATGCTCAAGTATGTCGCTGAAAAACTTGGAGCTAGGGTTACTGTTGATATTGTGTCTATCAATGATACCTTTGAACAAGACGATTACGATATTGTTTTCTTTGGTGGTGGTCAAGATTATGAACAAAGCATTGTTGCCAAGGATTTGCCTAGCAAAAAAGCTGCCTTAGCGGATTACATTGCTAATAATAAAGTGGTGCTTGCCATCTGTGGTGGCTTCCAATTACTAGGGCAATACTATGTCCAAGCTAATGGGGTTAAAATTGATGGACTTGGAATTATGGGACACTACACCCTTAATCAGCACCAAAATCGCTTTATTGGAGATATTAAAATTCATAATGACGAATTTAACGAAACCTATTATGGCTTTGAAAATCATCAAGGACGTACCTTCTTATCTGGTGACGAAAAGCCACTTGGACGAGTGGTTTATGGCAACGGTAATAATAAAGAAGACCAAACTGAAGGTGTTCACTATAAAAACGTCTATGGTAGTTATTTCCACGGTCCTATCTTATCACGCAATGTTAATCTTGCTTACCGCTTAGTAACAACAGCTCTTAAAAAAAAGTATGGATCAGCTATTTCACTACCTAGCTATGATGATATACTGAAACAAGAAATCACTGAAGAATATGCCGACCTTAAAAGCAAAGCTTCCTTTAATAAAGTTTAA
- the hemW gene encoding radical SAM family heme chaperone HemW, protein MSKKPTSAYVHIPFCTQICYYCDFSKVFIQNQPVDAYLKALIQEFDSYGIRDLKTLYIGGGTPTAITAKQLEYLLNHLERNLNLDDLEEFTIEANPGDLTPEKIAVLQRSAVNRISLGVQTFNNKQLKQIGRSHNEEQIYSTIANLKTAGFHNISIDLIYALPGQTLDQVKENVAKALALDIPHLSLYSLILEHHTVFMNKMRRGKLNLPTEDLEAEMFEYIISEMEANGFEHYEISNFTKPGFESRHNLMYWDNVEYFGCGAGASGYLNGIRYQNRVPIQHYLKAVEAGNARLNEEVLRKEEMMEEELFLGLRKKTGVSIQRFQEKFGMSFEERYGNIVRELQNQGLLVKDDAFVRMTKKGLFLGDSVAERFILD, encoded by the coding sequence ATGTCAAAAAAACCTACTTCAGCCTATGTGCACATTCCTTTTTGCACACAAATTTGTTATTATTGCGATTTTTCAAAAGTCTTTATCCAAAATCAACCTGTTGATGCTTATTTGAAAGCCTTGATTCAAGAATTTGACTCTTATGGCATTCGAGACCTAAAAACCCTTTATATTGGAGGAGGTACGCCTACAGCTATCACTGCTAAACAGTTGGAGTATCTCCTAAATCACCTTGAACGAAACCTCAATTTAGATGATCTTGAAGAATTCACAATTGAGGCAAATCCTGGTGATTTGACGCCAGAAAAAATTGCGGTGCTTCAGAGGTCAGCTGTCAATCGGATTTCCTTGGGGGTGCAGACTTTTAATAACAAGCAATTAAAGCAGATTGGCCGTAGCCATAATGAAGAACAAATTTATAGCACCATTGCCAATTTAAAAACTGCAGGCTTTCACAATATTTCCATTGATTTAATTTATGCCTTGCCAGGTCAAACCTTAGATCAAGTCAAGGAAAATGTTGCTAAAGCTTTGGCACTTGATATTCCCCACCTTAGTCTTTATAGCCTTATTTTGGAACATCACACTGTTTTTATGAACAAAATGCGACGTGGTAAACTTAACTTACCAACGGAAGACTTGGAAGCGGAAATGTTTGAGTACATTATTTCAGAAATGGAAGCTAATGGTTTTGAGCATTATGAAATTTCCAATTTTACCAAACCAGGTTTTGAAAGTCGCCATAACTTGATGTATTGGGATAATGTGGAGTATTTTGGATGTGGTGCAGGGGCTTCAGGTTACCTTAATGGCATTCGTTATCAGAATCGGGTGCCCATCCAGCATTATCTTAAAGCGGTTGAAGCAGGGAATGCTAGACTAAATGAAGAAGTGCTGCGCAAAGAGGAAATGATGGAAGAGGAACTCTTTTTGGGCTTACGTAAAAAGACAGGAGTCTCCATCCAGCGGTTCCAAGAAAAATTTGGTATGTCTTTTGAGGAGCGTTATGGAAATATTGTTAGGGAGCTTCAAAACCAAGGACTGCTTGTCAAAGATGACGCCTTTGTCAGAATGACTAAAAAGGGTCTTTTCTTAGGTGATTCTGTTGCTGAGCGGTTTATATTAGATTAG
- a CDS encoding TIGR01906 family membrane protein: MVENTKLLCSWVWLLALAILITIYSTWLWYPLEVDHLKLEQVVFMSKDAILHNYNGLLNYLTNPFVTRLEFANFHSSADGLKHFADVKWLFHLTQVVFLGLLYPTLKTFTQRLKTKRFWLLQKPLILAALFPLMIGLMASFIGFEHFFTLFHQVLFVGDSSWLFDPLKDSVIWILPEVFFLHCFLFFMIVYEIILWSLVGLARWQRLNVE, from the coding sequence ATGGTAGAAAACACTAAATTACTATGTAGCTGGGTATGGTTATTAGCGTTAGCTATTCTCATAACGATCTATTCAACGTGGCTGTGGTATCCTCTTGAGGTGGACCATCTAAAGTTAGAACAAGTTGTTTTTATGAGCAAGGATGCTATCTTGCATAACTATAACGGACTACTCAATTACCTCACCAATCCTTTTGTGACAAGGTTGGAATTTGCTAATTTTCACTCATCGGCAGACGGACTCAAGCATTTTGCAGATGTGAAGTGGCTTTTTCACCTAACTCAAGTCGTTTTTCTTGGCCTTCTTTACCCAACCCTTAAGACTTTCACACAAAGGTTAAAAACCAAACGTTTCTGGCTCCTTCAAAAACCTTTAATACTAGCAGCTTTGTTTCCTCTTATGATTGGTCTAATGGCTAGTTTCATTGGGTTTGAACATTTTTTTACTCTTTTTCATCAGGTGCTTTTTGTAGGAGATAGCAGCTGGCTCTTTGATCCCTTGAAAGATTCTGTGATTTGGATCCTTCCAGAAGTCTTTTTCTTGCACTGTTTCCTTTTCTTTATGATAGTTTACGAAATCATCCTGTGGAGCTTAGTAGGTTTAGCAAGATGGCAGCGCCTAAATGTAGAATGA
- a CDS encoding TIGR01457 family HAD-type hydrolase yields the protein MPYKGYLIDLDGTIYQGKNRIPAGERFIKRLQERGIPYLLVTNNTTRTPEMVQSMLANQFHVETSIETIYTATMATVDYMNDMNRGKTAYVIGETGLKSAIAAAGYVEELENPAYVVVGLDSQVTYEMLAIATLAIQKGALFIGTNPDLNIPTERGLMPGAGALNALLEAATRVKPVFIGKPNAIIMNKSLEVLGIQRSEAVMVGDNYLTDIMAGIQNDIATILVTTGFTRPEEVPTLPIQPDHVLSSLDEWRL from the coding sequence GTGCCTTATAAGGGTTATTTAATTGATTTAGACGGAACGATTTACCAAGGGAAAAACCGTATTCCAGCAGGGGAGCGGTTTATCAAACGCCTACAAGAAAGAGGCATTCCCTATTTATTAGTGACTAATAATACCACAAGAACACCCGAAATGGTGCAAAGCATGCTGGCTAATCAGTTTCATGTTGAGACAAGCATTGAGACCATTTATACGGCTACCATGGCAACCGTCGATTACATGAATGACATGAACCGTGGCAAGACAGCTTACGTTATTGGAGAAACAGGGCTCAAATCAGCTATTGCAGCAGCAGGTTACGTAGAAGAACTTGAGAATCCCGCTTACGTGGTGGTTGGTTTAGACAGTCAGGTGACCTATGAGATGTTGGCTATAGCCACCTTGGCTATTCAAAAAGGTGCCCTCTTTATTGGGACAAATCCTGATTTAAACATTCCAACCGAACGTGGTTTGATGCCAGGAGCAGGTGCATTGAATGCCTTACTAGAAGCTGCCACACGTGTAAAACCTGTTTTTATTGGCAAGCCCAACGCTATCATTATGAATAAATCACTAGAGGTATTGGGCATTCAGCGCTCTGAGGCTGTCATGGTTGGCGATAATTACTTGACTGATATCATGGCAGGTATTCAAAATGATATTGCAACGATCCTCGTGACAACAGGCTTTACCAGACCTGAAGAGGTACCAACCTTACCAATTCAGCCAGATCATGTCCTATCCAGCCTTGATGAGTGGAGGTTGTGA
- a CDS encoding acyl-[acyl-carrier-protein] thioesterase — translation MGLSYQEELTLPFELCDVKSDIKLPLLLDYCLMVSGRQSAQLGRSNNNLLVDYKLVWIVTDYEITIHRLPHFQETITIETKALSYNKFFCYRQFYIYDQEGGLLVDILAYFALLNPDTRKVATIPEDLVAPFETDFVKKLHRVPKMPLLEQSIDRDYYVRYFDIDMNGHVNNSKYLDWMYDVLGCEFLKTHQPLKMTLKYVKEVSPGGQITSSYHLDQLTSYHQITSDGQLNAQAMIEWRAIKQTESETD, via the coding sequence ATGGGATTAAGTTATCAGGAGGAGTTGACACTTCCTTTTGAATTATGTGATGTCAAATCAGATATAAAATTGCCCCTTTTATTAGACTATTGTTTGATGGTTTCTGGTAGACAGTCTGCGCAATTAGGACGAAGTAACAACAATCTTTTAGTTGATTACAAGCTTGTTTGGATTGTAACGGATTATGAGATCACTATTCATCGCTTGCCACATTTTCAAGAAACCATCACCATTGAAACAAAAGCCCTTTCCTATAATAAATTTTTTTGTTATCGCCAATTTTATATTTATGATCAAGAGGGGGGTCTTTTAGTGGATATCTTAGCCTATTTTGCTTTGTTAAACCCAGATACGCGAAAAGTGGCAACTATTCCAGAAGATTTAGTAGCGCCATTTGAGACTGATTTTGTTAAAAAGCTACACCGTGTTCCTAAAATGCCTCTTTTAGAACAATCAATTGATCGTGATTATTATGTGCGTTATTTTGATATTGATATGAATGGTCATGTCAACAACAGTAAATATTTAGATTGGATGTATGATGTGTTGGGGTGTGAGTTTTTAAAAACGCATCAGCCTCTTAAGATGACTTTGAAATATGTTAAAGAAGTCTCACCAGGCGGTCAAATTACTTCCAGTTACCATTTGGACCAATTAACTTCTTACCATCAAATCACCTCAGATGGGCAGCTGAATGCCCAAGCCATGATTGAATGGCGAGCGATTAAACAAACAGAAAGCGAGACAGACTAG
- the cdaA gene encoding diadenylate cyclase CdaA: protein MNNLSSIDIKFLLSLFADPWLLAVHLLDILIVAYLIYRFIKALTGTKIMSLVQGVIFFLVLRFIAEWIGFTTITYLMNQVITYGVIAGVVIFTPEIRAGLEKFGRSTQVFLQKQYVSSESALVDALIKSVAYMGPRKIGALIAIEQTQTLQEYIATGIPLNADISSQLLINIFIPNTPLHDGAVIVGQNKIVAACAYLPLSESKAISKEFGTRHRAAIGLSENSDALTIIVSEETGAISVTRKGQFLHDLSTDEFETVLRTYLMSNSNVTLPWYKKILGGKSK from the coding sequence ATGAATAATTTATCTAGTATCGATATTAAATTTTTATTAAGCTTATTTGCGGATCCTTGGCTGCTGGCAGTGCATCTTTTAGATATTCTAATTGTTGCCTATTTGATTTATCGTTTTATTAAAGCATTGACTGGAACTAAAATCATGTCTTTAGTTCAAGGGGTCATTTTCTTTTTGGTTCTTCGTTTTATTGCAGAGTGGATTGGCTTTACGACAATCACATACTTAATGAACCAAGTCATTACTTATGGTGTAATTGCAGGAGTAGTCATTTTTACCCCTGAAATTCGGGCAGGACTGGAGAAATTTGGTCGTTCTACGCAAGTTTTTTTACAAAAACAGTACGTCAGCAGTGAATCTGCTTTGGTCGATGCTTTGATTAAATCTGTGGCCTATATGGGTCCACGCAAGATAGGTGCATTGATTGCTATTGAACAGACTCAAACCTTACAAGAATATATTGCGACAGGAATTCCGCTGAATGCCGACATTTCAAGTCAACTACTCATCAATATTTTTATTCCGAATACGCCGCTTCATGATGGAGCTGTTATCGTTGGTCAGAATAAGATTGTGGCAGCCTGTGCTTACTTGCCTTTGTCAGAATCAAAGGCAATTTCCAAAGAATTTGGGACCCGTCATAGAGCGGCTATTGGATTATCTGAAAACTCTGATGCACTAACTATCATTGTTTCAGAAGAAACAGGAGCTATTTCAGTAACTCGCAAAGGCCAATTTTTACACGATTTAAGCACAGATGAATTTGAAACGGTACTTAGGACCTACCTGATGAGTAATTCAAATGTTACTTTACCATGGTATAAGAAAATTCTAGGAGGGAAATCTAAATGA
- a CDS encoding lipoate--protein ligase, producing the protein MKYIVNKSHNPAFNIALEAYAFRELVEEDELFILWINEPAIIIGKHQNTIQEINKEYIDEHGIHVVRRLSGGGAVYHDLNNLNYTIISNKTAEGAFDFKTFSQPVIATLADLGVTANFTGRNDIEIDGKKICGNAQAYYKGRMMHHGCLLFDVDMTVLGDALKVSKDKIESKGVKSVRARVTNILNELPEKITVEEFSDKILAKMKETYPDMTEYVLSEDELAKIEQSAKEQFGSWDWTYGKAPEYTIERNVRYPAGKISTFANVENSIIKNLKIYGDFFGIKDVQDIENLLIGCKYEYRDVFERLKTIDTTQYFSRMTVEEVAKAIVS; encoded by the coding sequence ATGAAATACATCGTTAACAAAAGTCACAATCCTGCCTTTAACATCGCTTTGGAAGCCTATGCTTTTAGAGAACTAGTGGAAGAAGACGAATTGTTTATCCTTTGGATCAATGAGCCAGCTATTATTATTGGCAAACATCAAAATACCATTCAAGAAATCAATAAAGAATACATTGATGAACATGGTATTCATGTTGTGCGACGTTTATCTGGTGGTGGTGCGGTTTATCATGATTTGAATAACTTGAACTACACTATCATTTCAAATAAAACAGCGGAAGGCGCATTTGATTTCAAAACCTTCTCACAACCTGTGATTGCGACTTTAGCTGATTTGGGTGTAACAGCCAACTTTACAGGCCGTAATGATATTGAAATTGATGGTAAAAAAATCTGCGGTAATGCTCAAGCTTACTACAAAGGTCGCATGATGCACCATGGTTGCCTTTTGTTTGATGTGGATATGACCGTTCTTGGCGATGCTCTTAAGGTAAGTAAGGACAAGATTGAGTCTAAAGGAGTGAAGTCTGTTCGTGCTCGCGTGACCAATATTTTAAATGAATTACCAGAAAAAATTACCGTTGAGGAATTTTCAGATAAAATCTTGGCCAAGATGAAAGAAACGTACCCAGACATGACAGAATATGTCTTGTCAGAGGATGAGTTGGCTAAGATTGAACAATCTGCCAAAGAGCAATTTGGTAGCTGGGATTGGACCTACGGCAAAGCGCCAGAATATACGATTGAACGCAATGTTCGTTACCCTGCAGGTAAAATTTCAACCTTTGCAAATGTTGAAAATTCTATCATTAAAAACCTTAAAATCTATGGTGATTTCTTTGGAATCAAAGATGTGCAAGACATTGAGAACTTATTAATTGGTTGTAAATATGAGTACCGTGATGTTTTTGAACGTTTAAAAACGATTGATACGACCCAGTACTTCTCACGCATGACCGTTGAAGAAGTTGCTAAAGCTATTGTTTCTTAG
- the glmM gene encoding phosphoglucosamine mutase: MGKYFGTDGVRGEANVELTPELAFKLGRFGGYVLSQHETERPKVFVARDTRISGEMLESALIAGLLSVGIEVYKLGVLATPGVSYLVRTEKASAGVMISASHNPALDNGIKFFGNDGFKLADDQELEIEALLDAPEDTLPRPSAEGLGTLVDYPEGLRKYEKFLVTTGTDLSGMTVALDTANGAASVSARDVFLDLNAEIAVIGEKPNGLNINDGVGSTRPEQLQELVKETGADLGLAFDGDSDRLIAVDETGEIVDGDRIMFIIGKYLSEKGLLAHNTIVTTVMSNLGFHKALDKQGINKAITAVGDRYVVEEMRSSGYNLGGEQSGHVIIMDYNTTGDGQLTAIQLAKVMKETGKSLSELAAEVTIYPQKLVNIRVENSMKERAMEVPAIANIIAKMEDEMAGNGRILVRPSGTEPLLRVMAEAPTDAEVDYYVDTIADVVRTEIGCDN, translated from the coding sequence ATGGGAAAATATTTTGGAACAGATGGTGTTCGTGGCGAAGCAAATGTTGAGCTGACACCTGAGTTAGCTTTTAAACTGGGCCGATTCGGTGGTTATGTTTTAAGTCAACATGAGACCGAAAGACCTAAAGTTTTTGTGGCGCGTGACACCCGTATTTCAGGAGAAATGTTGGAGTCAGCCTTGATTGCTGGTCTACTATCTGTTGGTATTGAAGTTTATAAACTTGGCGTTTTAGCGACACCTGGTGTCTCTTATTTAGTTAGAACAGAAAAAGCAAGTGCAGGTGTGATGATTTCTGCAAGTCATAACCCTGCGCTTGACAATGGCATCAAATTCTTTGGGAATGATGGGTTTAAGTTAGCTGATGACCAAGAATTGGAAATTGAAGCTCTCTTAGATGCTCCGGAGGACACGCTTCCTCGCCCGAGTGCAGAAGGACTTGGAACCTTGGTAGATTATCCAGAAGGACTTCGTAAATATGAAAAGTTCTTGGTAACAACTGGTACTGACTTAAGCGGTATGACAGTTGCCTTAGACACTGCTAATGGAGCTGCTTCAGTGTCAGCACGTGATGTCTTTTTAGATTTAAATGCAGAAATTGCTGTCATTGGTGAAAAACCAAATGGTCTTAATATTAATGACGGTGTTGGTTCAACGCGTCCAGAACAACTTCAAGAGTTAGTTAAGGAAACAGGAGCAGATCTTGGTTTAGCCTTTGATGGCGATAGCGACCGTCTGATTGCTGTGGACGAAACTGGCGAGATTGTTGACGGTGATCGTATTATGTTTATCATTGGTAAATATTTGTCAGAAAAAGGGCTTCTTGCTCACAATACCATTGTCACAACGGTGATGTCTAACCTCGGTTTTCATAAAGCTTTAGATAAACAAGGTATTAATAAAGCAATTACAGCAGTTGGAGACCGCTATGTGGTTGAAGAAATGCGTAGCTCAGGATACAATCTCGGTGGTGAACAATCAGGCCATGTCATTATCATGGACTACAATACCACTGGAGATGGTCAGTTGACAGCTATCCAATTAGCCAAGGTGATGAAGGAAACTGGAAAATCACTTTCGGAATTAGCTGCTGAAGTAACCATTTACCCTCAAAAACTGGTGAATATTCGTGTGGAAAACAGCATGAAAGAACGTGCTATGGAAGTTCCAGCTATTGCGAACATCATTGCAAAAATGGAGGATGAAATGGCTGGTAATGGTCGTATTCTCGTGAGACCAAGTGGTACAGAACCTCTTCTTCGTGTCATGGCAGAGGCGCCAACAGATGCCGAAGTTGATTATTATGTCGATACTATTGCTGATGTCGTCCGTACAGAAATCGGATGCGATAACTAA
- the murT gene encoding lipid II isoglutaminyl synthase subunit MurT encodes MKMKTLLGIIAGKAAQSILTKLGRGSTYPGRLALACDKDILKDLSKDYDIVVVTGTNGKTLTTALTVGILKEAFGEIITNPSGANMITGITSTFLAAKKGKSERQIAVLEIDEASLPRITTYLKPSLFVYTNIFRDQMDRYGEIYTTYQMIVDGARNAPKATILANGDSPIFSSKDIVNPVQYYGFDTAKHAPQLAHYNTEGILCPKCEHILQYRLNTYANLGDFVCLNCQFQRPTLDYQLTELTAITHQSSEFVIDGQNYKINVGGLYNIYNALAAVSVAEFFGVSPEKIKAGFNKSKAVFGRQETFTVGDKSCTLILIKNPVGASQALEMIQLADYPFSLSVLLNANYADGIDTSWIWDANFELITQMPITEINAGGVRHSEIARRLRVTGFDDTKIKQAEKLEQIIETIEKQEAKHAYILATYTAMLEFRSLLADRHVVEKEMI; translated from the coding sequence ATGAAAATGAAGACATTACTCGGCATTATTGCTGGCAAAGCTGCTCAATCCATTTTAACAAAACTAGGGCGAGGATCTACTTATCCTGGTCGATTGGCTCTAGCTTGTGATAAAGATATTTTAAAGGATTTGTCTAAAGACTATGATATTGTGGTCGTCACTGGTACTAATGGTAAAACGTTAACAACTGCTCTTACTGTCGGTATTTTGAAAGAGGCATTTGGCGAGATAATCACAAATCCAAGTGGTGCCAATATGATTACTGGAATTACTTCTACTTTTTTAGCTGCTAAAAAAGGGAAATCTGAAAGGCAAATTGCTGTTTTAGAAATTGACGAGGCTAGTCTTCCTAGAATTACCACTTACTTAAAACCTAGTCTTTTTGTTTATACTAATATTTTTAGGGATCAGATGGACCGCTACGGAGAGATTTACACTACTTATCAGATGATTGTAGATGGTGCTCGAAATGCTCCAAAAGCAACTATTCTAGCCAATGGAGATAGTCCTATTTTCTCTTCTAAGGACATAGTTAATCCAGTTCAGTATTATGGTTTTGATACTGCTAAGCATGCTCCGCAGCTAGCTCATTACAACACAGAAGGGATTTTATGTCCAAAATGCGAACATATTCTTCAGTATCGTCTCAATACTTATGCGAATCTAGGAGACTTTGTTTGCTTAAACTGTCAGTTCCAAAGACCAACGTTAGATTATCAATTAACTGAGCTCACCGCTATTACTCACCAAAGTTCTGAATTTGTTATTGATGGACAAAACTACAAGATAAATGTTGGTGGTCTTTATAATATTTACAATGCGCTCGCTGCCGTCTCTGTTGCTGAATTTTTCGGTGTTTCTCCCGAGAAAATCAAGGCGGGCTTTAACAAAAGTAAGGCGGTTTTTGGAAGACAAGAAACTTTTACTGTTGGTGATAAATCATGCACCCTTATCCTTATCAAGAATCCTGTTGGAGCCAGTCAGGCACTGGAAATGATTCAATTGGCAGATTATCCATTTAGCTTATCAGTTTTATTAAATGCCAATTACGCTGATGGCATTGATACCAGCTGGATTTGGGATGCTAATTTTGAACTCATTACCCAAATGCCCATTACAGAAATTAATGCTGGCGGCGTCCGCCACTCTGAAATTGCTAGAAGACTTAGAGTCACAGGATTTGACGATACTAAGATAAAACAAGCTGAAAAGCTCGAGCAAATCATAGAAACCATTGAAAAACAAGAAGCTAAGCATGCCTATATTTTAGCAACCTATACGGCAATGTTAGAATTCCGTAGCTTACTTGCTGACCGCCATGTCGTTGAAAAGGAGATGATCTAA